In Streptantibioticus cattleyicolor NRRL 8057 = DSM 46488, a genomic segment contains:
- a CDS encoding phosphatase PAP2 family protein, translating to MSSPRPSPPTTPGRPRPRDDRPVHGSGPSADVSPARRRPAPRWWAELPLIALVYAAYSGGRLLVAGGTGSAVAHGEAIVRLEHTLRISPEHALNQLFTHQAWLGVPACFAYATLHYVITPAVLVWLWRRHSGSYLYMRTWLMISTLLGLIGFSLLPTAPPRLLPAAAGFQDTMAHFSHLGWWGADASAPQGLGGMTNQYAAMPSLHVGWALWCGVMLWRYAENRVLRVAGLAYPVAITFVVLGTANHYLLDAVAGVAVMIVGLLLTRPARHLTARVRSRFARRAAPAAVPAPPALVPAPRPAPGPADPPVAATPAAVAGPAPASPAGR from the coding sequence ATGTCCAGCCCCCGCCCGTCGCCCCCCACCACCCCCGGCCGTCCCCGGCCGCGTGACGACCGGCCGGTCCACGGTTCCGGGCCCTCGGCGGACGTCTCCCCCGCACGGCGCCGGCCGGCTCCGCGCTGGTGGGCCGAGCTGCCGCTGATCGCCCTGGTCTACGCCGCGTACTCGGGCGGACGACTGCTGGTGGCCGGCGGGACCGGCTCCGCGGTGGCGCACGGCGAGGCGATCGTCCGCCTCGAACACACCTTGCGGATCTCCCCCGAGCACGCGCTCAACCAGCTCTTCACCCACCAGGCGTGGCTCGGGGTGCCGGCCTGCTTCGCCTACGCCACGCTGCACTACGTGATCACCCCGGCGGTGCTGGTGTGGCTGTGGCGGCGGCACAGCGGCAGCTACCTGTACATGCGCACCTGGCTGATGATCTCCACGCTGCTGGGGCTGATCGGCTTCTCGCTGCTGCCCACCGCGCCGCCGCGCCTGCTGCCGGCCGCCGCCGGTTTCCAGGACACCATGGCGCACTTCTCCCACCTGGGCTGGTGGGGCGCGGACGCCAGCGCGCCGCAGGGCCTGGGCGGGATGACCAACCAGTACGCCGCCATGCCCAGCCTGCACGTGGGGTGGGCGCTGTGGTGCGGGGTGATGCTGTGGCGGTACGCCGAAAACCGCGTGCTGCGGGTGGCCGGGCTGGCGTACCCGGTGGCGATCACCTTCGTGGTGCTGGGCACCGCCAACCACTACCTCCTCGACGCGGTGGCCGGGGTCGCCGTGATGATCGTCGGCCTGCTGCTGACGCGCCCGGCACGCCATCTCACCGCCCGCGTACGCTCCCGGTTCGCCCGCCGCGCCGCCCCCGCCGCCGTCCCGGCCCCGCCCGCCCTCGTGCCGGCCCCCCGCCCGGCGCCCGGACCGGCGGACCCGCCGGTGGCGGCCACCCCCGCCGCCGTCGCGGGCCCGGCCCCGGCGAGCCCGGCGGGACGCTGA
- a CDS encoding cellulose binding domain-containing protein, protein MSSSHRRRPSRRVKLIGGLVTAAAVAGTAVALAGSAQAAPVGAAYSRTSGWSGGYTGQYVISNSTGQALTGWTLSFRLPAGSRISSLWNGTYTVDGDQVTVKPADWNATVAPGGSVTVGFVVTGAADPAGCLIDGATCSVDSGPAPTPSGRPTTAPPTPTASPTGPAPTPTSGTGTGTAATAGFSPYVDTSLYPPYDLVAQAKATGVKQYNLAFVTSGGGCVPKWGGVTDLGADAVAARIGDLRAAGGDVRVSFGGANGTELAAACSSASDLAAAYGKVIDAYRLTKVDFDVEGGALADTAANTRRAQAIARLQHDHPGLEVSYTLPVMPTGLTQDGVDLLTDAKAQGVDVAAVNVMAMDYGASYSGDMGRYAIDAATATQAQVKSVLGVTDTAAWKKVAVTPMIGVNDVAAETFTVADAAELASFAKSKGLAWLSMWSATRDKQCAGGAKNYADATCSSITQNPGDFAKAFAAYGG, encoded by the coding sequence ATGAGCAGTTCGCACCGCCGCCGTCCCAGCCGCCGGGTCAAGCTCATCGGCGGCCTGGTCACCGCCGCCGCGGTGGCCGGGACCGCCGTCGCCCTGGCCGGCTCCGCCCAGGCCGCCCCGGTCGGTGCCGCCTACTCCAGGACCAGCGGCTGGAGCGGCGGCTACACCGGCCAGTACGTGATCAGCAACTCCACCGGCCAGGCGCTGACCGGCTGGACGCTCTCCTTCCGGCTCCCGGCCGGCAGCCGCATCAGCTCGCTGTGGAACGGCACCTACACCGTCGACGGCGACCAGGTCACCGTCAAGCCCGCGGACTGGAACGCCACCGTCGCCCCCGGCGGCTCGGTCACCGTCGGCTTCGTGGTCACCGGCGCCGCCGACCCGGCCGGCTGCCTGATCGACGGCGCCACGTGTTCGGTCGACAGCGGCCCGGCCCCCACCCCCAGCGGCCGGCCCACCACCGCGCCGCCCACCCCGACCGCGTCCCCCACCGGCCCCGCGCCCACCCCGACCTCCGGCACCGGGACCGGCACCGCGGCCACGGCCGGCTTCTCGCCCTACGTGGACACCTCCCTCTACCCGCCCTACGACCTGGTGGCGCAGGCCAAGGCGACCGGGGTCAAGCAGTACAACCTGGCCTTCGTCACCTCCGGCGGCGGCTGCGTCCCCAAGTGGGGCGGGGTGACCGACCTCGGTGCCGACGCGGTGGCGGCCCGGATCGGCGACCTGCGCGCGGCCGGCGGCGACGTACGGGTCTCCTTCGGCGGCGCCAACGGCACCGAACTCGCCGCCGCCTGCTCCTCCGCCTCCGACCTGGCCGCCGCCTACGGCAAGGTGATCGACGCCTACCGGCTCACCAAGGTCGACTTCGACGTCGAGGGCGGCGCCCTGGCCGACACCGCCGCCAACACCCGCCGCGCCCAGGCCATCGCCCGCCTCCAGCACGACCACCCCGGCCTGGAGGTCTCCTACACCCTGCCGGTGATGCCCACCGGGCTCACCCAGGACGGCGTCGACCTGCTGACCGACGCCAAGGCCCAGGGCGTGGACGTCGCCGCCGTCAACGTGATGGCGATGGACTACGGCGCCTCCTACAGCGGCGACATGGGCCGGTACGCCATCGACGCCGCCACCGCCACCCAGGCCCAGGTCAAGAGCGTCCTCGGGGTCACCGACACCGCCGCCTGGAAGAAGGTCGCCGTCACCCCGATGATCGGCGTCAACGACGTCGCCGCGGAGACCTTCACCGTCGCCGACGCCGCCGAACTGGCCTCGTTCGCCAAGTCCAAGGGGCTGGCGTGGCTGTCGATGTGGTCGGCCACCCGCGACAAGCAGTGCGCGGGCGGCGCCAAGAACTACGCCGACGCCACCTGCTCCTCGATCACCCAGAACCCCGGCGACTTCGCCAAGGCGTTCGCGGCCTACGGCGGCTGA
- a CDS encoding sensor histidine kinase, which yields MRWALVKVVLAVTVMVVLAFAVPLGLVVREMARDRALTNAERQAAAIGPALAITTDRAQLERAVASTQAGADGRIAVHVPADGTRPGAVIGHPRAPAAELAATTRLGRASTAAVPGGFALLQPTAVGSGAVAVVEVFVPDQDLARGVTAAWLVLGGVGLGLVIGSVVVADRLGTRLVRPAVRLAAAARDLGRGDLGVRLREDGPAELRSAAAAFNAMADQVSQLLANERELAADLSHRLRTPLTVLRLDAASLGEGPAAGRIGAAVDQLEREVDQIIRTARAHTSATAAATAGCDAAEVVRERMAFWSALAEDQGRRARTAGVDRPARVPVARAELAAALDALLGNVFRHTPEGTAFSVDVHSGEDAVILLVSDAGPGIADPDAALRRGHGDGGPGSTGLGLDIVRRVAESTGGDVALGPSVLGGTEVRLWLALRPRSGGGRRGHRVAGRRRAARSRPAPPPADKANLYLTRSLP from the coding sequence ATGAGATGGGCGCTGGTCAAGGTGGTGCTCGCGGTCACCGTGATGGTGGTGCTCGCCTTCGCGGTGCCGCTGGGGCTGGTGGTGCGGGAAATGGCCCGAGACCGGGCGCTGACCAACGCCGAACGGCAGGCCGCCGCCATCGGCCCGGCGCTCGCCATCACCACCGACCGCGCCCAGCTGGAACGCGCGGTGGCCTCCACCCAGGCCGGCGCCGACGGCCGGATCGCGGTGCACGTCCCCGCCGACGGCACCCGCCCCGGCGCCGTCATCGGCCACCCCCGCGCCCCGGCCGCCGAACTGGCCGCCACCACCCGGCTCGGCCGGGCCTCCACGGCGGCCGTGCCCGGCGGCTTCGCGCTGCTGCAACCCACCGCCGTCGGCTCCGGCGCGGTCGCCGTGGTGGAGGTCTTCGTCCCCGACCAGGACCTCGCCCGCGGGGTCACCGCCGCCTGGCTGGTGCTCGGCGGGGTCGGACTGGGGCTGGTGATCGGCTCGGTGGTGGTCGCCGACCGGCTCGGCACCCGGCTGGTGCGCCCCGCCGTCCGGCTCGCCGCCGCCGCCCGCGACCTGGGCCGCGGCGACCTCGGGGTGCGGCTGCGCGAGGACGGCCCGGCCGAACTGCGCTCCGCCGCCGCCGCGTTCAACGCCATGGCCGACCAGGTCTCCCAACTGCTCGCCAACGAACGCGAGTTGGCCGCCGACCTGTCGCACCGGCTGCGCACCCCGCTGACCGTGCTGCGGCTCGACGCCGCCTCGCTCGGCGAGGGCCCCGCCGCCGGGCGGATCGGCGCCGCCGTCGACCAGCTCGAACGCGAGGTCGACCAGATCATCCGCACCGCCCGCGCGCACACCTCGGCCACCGCCGCGGCCACCGCCGGCTGCGACGCCGCCGAGGTGGTCCGCGAACGCATGGCCTTCTGGTCCGCGCTCGCCGAGGACCAGGGCCGCCGGGCGCGCACCGCAGGCGTCGACCGCCCGGCCCGGGTGCCGGTGGCCCGCGCCGAACTGGCCGCCGCCCTCGACGCGTTGCTCGGCAACGTCTTCCGCCACACCCCCGAGGGCACCGCCTTCTCGGTGGACGTGCACAGCGGGGAGGACGCGGTGATCCTGCTCGTCTCCGACGCCGGCCCCGGCATCGCCGACCCGGACGCCGCGCTGCGCCGCGGCCACGGCGACGGCGGCCCCGGCTCCACCGGACTCGGCCTGGACATCGTGCGCCGGGTCGCCGAATCCACCGGCGGCGACGTGGCGTTGGGCCCCTCGGTGCTCGGCGGCACCGAGGTACGCCTCTGGCTGGCGCTGCGTCCCCGTTCCGGCGGTGGACGGCGCGGCCACCGGGTCGCCGGACGCCGGCGGGCGGCCAGGTCCCGTCCGGCGCCGCCCCCCGCGGACAAAGCCAACCTTTACCTCACCCGATCGCTTCCTTAA
- a CDS encoding M6 family metalloprotease domain-containing protein produces MRRGHRRAGAGGGRGGVKAAAITAVLSVASGGSAVLGGASSSAPPAAAPSSRPCALPARPGVEMSEGFPAAPNPAYARSTGTLRALVLFVDFPDAPAHGSARARYEEFFPAVSRWYARASYGRLRYQPVPVLRYLRMPRPFSGYGIARGYGWNTHRAMMRDLAAVAAAQHIPLRGYDLVDVIATPNAGPPADETVLSVTWTGATAATSADGARLDRVSVIYGHDQAGFRVLAHENGHILGLPDLYAVDDFRRTDALAGQWDTMSLDWGLQGDLFAWHKWRLGWLADAQLACLTGPGSRRIRLAPLEEGGGTKAVVVPSGRSAAYVVEARTTRGNDAQGCTEGVLVYRVRTDVESGNGPVTVADAHPASSACDFSSASFNSLNDAPFRTGESFTDRAAGLTVRVLSRDADGGWRVEVTRDH; encoded by the coding sequence ATGAGGCGCGGGCACCGCAGGGCCGGTGCGGGCGGCGGACGCGGCGGGGTGAAGGCCGCCGCGATAACCGCCGTGCTCTCGGTGGCCTCCGGCGGCTCGGCGGTGCTCGGCGGCGCCTCCTCCTCCGCCCCGCCGGCCGCCGCCCCCTCCTCCCGGCCCTGCGCGCTCCCGGCCCGCCCCGGCGTCGAGATGTCCGAGGGGTTCCCGGCCGCCCCCAACCCGGCGTACGCCCGCTCCACCGGCACGCTGCGGGCGCTGGTGCTCTTCGTCGACTTCCCCGACGCCCCGGCCCACGGCAGCGCCCGCGCCCGGTACGAGGAGTTCTTCCCGGCGGTCTCCCGCTGGTACGCCCGGGCCTCCTACGGCAGGCTGCGCTACCAGCCGGTTCCGGTGCTGCGCTACCTGCGGATGCCCCGCCCGTTCAGCGGCTACGGGATAGCCCGCGGCTACGGCTGGAACACCCACCGGGCCATGATGCGCGACCTGGCCGCGGTCGCCGCCGCCCAGCACATACCGCTGCGCGGCTACGACCTGGTGGACGTCATCGCCACCCCCAACGCCGGCCCCCCGGCCGACGAGACCGTGCTCTCCGTCACCTGGACCGGCGCCACCGCGGCCACCTCCGCCGACGGCGCCCGGCTGGACCGGGTCTCCGTCATCTACGGCCACGACCAGGCCGGCTTCCGCGTCCTCGCCCACGAGAACGGCCACATACTCGGCCTGCCCGACCTCTACGCCGTCGACGACTTCCGCCGCACCGACGCGCTGGCCGGGCAGTGGGACACCATGTCGCTGGACTGGGGGCTCCAGGGCGACCTGTTCGCCTGGCACAAGTGGCGGCTGGGCTGGCTCGCCGACGCCCAGCTGGCCTGCCTGACCGGCCCCGGCAGCCGGCGGATCCGCCTCGCGCCGCTGGAGGAGGGCGGCGGCACCAAGGCCGTGGTCGTCCCCTCCGGCCGCAGCGCCGCCTACGTGGTGGAGGCCCGCACCACCCGCGGCAACGACGCCCAGGGGTGCACCGAGGGCGTCCTGGTCTACCGGGTCCGCACCGACGTGGAATCCGGCAACGGCCCGGTCACCGTGGCCGACGCCCATCCGGCCAGCTCCGCCTGCGACTTCAGCAGCGCCAGCTTCAACTCCCTCAACGACGCGCCGTTCCGCACCGGGGAGAGCTTCACCGACCGCGCCGCCGGGCTGACGGTGCGGGTGCTCTCCCGCGACGCCGACGGCGGCTGGCGGGTCGAGGTCACCCGGGACCACTGA
- a CDS encoding histidine phosphatase family protein: MAPRILLVRHGQTDWSRTGRHTGRTDIPLTEEGRRTARLLGDRLHRASWRALLGADVEVRTSPLSRARETCDLAGLGERAKEWDTLVEWDYGAYEGLTPEEIRQRRPGWLIWRDGAPEGEGVADVAARADDTVEWARSADRDVVVFAHGHFLRALCARWLGHDLAFGATVRLSPASLSILGWAYGAPAVERWNDTGHLD, translated from the coding sequence ATGGCACCGCGCATACTGCTCGTCCGGCACGGCCAGACCGACTGGTCACGGACCGGCCGGCACACCGGCCGTACCGACATACCCCTCACCGAGGAGGGCCGGCGCACCGCCCGCCTGCTCGGCGACCGGCTCCACCGCGCGTCCTGGCGCGCACTGCTCGGCGCCGACGTCGAGGTGCGCACCAGCCCGCTCTCCCGGGCCCGCGAGACCTGCGACCTGGCCGGCCTCGGCGAACGCGCCAAGGAATGGGACACCCTCGTCGAGTGGGACTACGGCGCCTACGAGGGGCTCACCCCCGAGGAGATCCGGCAGCGCCGCCCCGGCTGGCTGATCTGGCGGGACGGCGCCCCCGAGGGCGAGGGCGTCGCCGACGTCGCCGCCCGGGCCGACGACACCGTCGAGTGGGCCCGCTCGGCCGACCGCGACGTGGTGGTCTTCGCCCACGGTCACTTCCTGCGCGCGCTGTGCGCCCGCTGGCTCGGCCACGACCTCGCCTTCGGCGCCACCGTGCGCCTTTCGCCCGCCTCGCTCTCCATCCTCGGCTGGGCCTACGGCGCCCCCGCCGTCGAGCGCTGGAACGACACCGGCCACCTCGACTGA
- a CDS encoding bifunctional DNA primase/polymerase gives MSERFWETGDGGGMPGTARRGGHGGREDHGLPGAVTPDTAARPDPFAHTAHVTPDGADWLASASAFPRSVQALWSARPARASVLPCGTVFDVANLPALFGRQVLDQLWTAGPGCGPVSVHRGRLLLFAAPGTADRLPSLLAWEEWGAAVPPLLCHGRGDVVTIPPLVPDPAWEESAGPARWVVAPDSRYPWLPGPDVLLWAVLRAARRARSRPV, from the coding sequence ATGAGCGAACGGTTCTGGGAGACAGGCGACGGCGGCGGGATGCCGGGCACGGCCCGGCGGGGCGGACACGGCGGCCGGGAGGACCACGGCCTGCCCGGCGCCGTGACGCCGGACACCGCGGCCCGCCCCGACCCCTTCGCGCACACCGCCCACGTCACCCCGGACGGCGCCGACTGGCTCGCCTCGGCCAGCGCCTTCCCGCGCAGCGTCCAGGCGCTGTGGTCGGCCCGCCCGGCGCGGGCGAGCGTGCTGCCCTGCGGCACCGTCTTCGACGTGGCCAACCTCCCGGCGCTCTTCGGCCGCCAGGTGCTCGACCAGTTGTGGACGGCCGGGCCGGGGTGCGGGCCGGTGTCCGTGCACCGCGGGCGGCTGCTGCTGTTCGCCGCCCCCGGCACCGCCGACCGGCTGCCGTCGCTGCTGGCCTGGGAGGAGTGGGGCGCCGCGGTGCCGCCGCTGCTGTGCCACGGCCGCGGGGACGTGGTGACCATCCCGCCGCTGGTGCCGGACCCGGCGTGGGAGGAGTCCGCGGGGCCGGCCCGCTGGGTGGTGGCCCCGGACTCCCGGTACCCGTGGCTGCCCGGCCCCGACGTGCTGCTGTGGGCCGTCCTGCGGGCCGCCCGCCGGGCCCGCAGCCGCCCGGTCTGA
- a CDS encoding response regulator transcription factor, producing the protein MASVLVVEDDQFVRSALIRHLTEAGHTVRSVGTALQALREAAQVRLDLVVLDLGLPDLDGAEALKMLRAVTDVPVIVATARDDEAEIVRLLNDGADDYLVKPFSVQHLSARMTAVLRRARGPQSAQVLEVGALRVDVARREAALEGAVLDLTRREFDLLAHLAARPGVVVARRELLAEVWRQSYGDDQTIDVHLSWLRRKLGETAARPRYLHTVRGVGVKLEPPAVPDPGRPA; encoded by the coding sequence ATGGCAAGTGTGCTCGTGGTCGAGGACGACCAGTTCGTACGCTCGGCGCTCATCCGCCACCTCACCGAGGCCGGCCACACCGTGCGCAGCGTGGGCACCGCGCTCCAGGCGCTGCGCGAGGCGGCCCAGGTCCGCCTCGACCTGGTCGTGCTCGACCTCGGGCTGCCCGACCTGGACGGGGCGGAGGCGCTGAAGATGCTGCGGGCCGTCACCGACGTCCCCGTCATCGTGGCCACCGCCCGGGACGACGAGGCCGAGATCGTCCGGCTGCTCAACGACGGCGCCGACGACTACCTCGTCAAGCCGTTCTCGGTGCAGCACCTGTCCGCCCGGATGACCGCGGTGCTGCGGCGCGCCCGGGGGCCCCAGTCCGCCCAGGTCCTCGAAGTCGGGGCGCTGCGGGTGGACGTGGCGCGGCGCGAGGCGGCGCTGGAGGGCGCCGTACTCGACCTGACCCGGCGCGAGTTCGACCTGCTCGCCCACCTCGCCGCCCGCCCCGGCGTGGTGGTCGCCCGGCGTGAGCTGCTCGCCGAGGTCTGGCGGCAGTCCTACGGCGACGACCAGACCATCGACGTCCACCTGTCCTGGCTGCGCCGCAAGCTGGGGGAGACCGCGGCCCGCCCGCGTTACCTGCACACGGTGCGCGGGGTCGGCGTCAAGCTGGAGCCGCCCGCCGTCCCGGATCCGGGGCGGCCGGCATGA
- a CDS encoding AAA family ATPase: MNGDGTARAGVAAPGDGDPAAAAGAATEAILRDVRSGTHRGVVVDSPPGAGKSTLVVRAATELAGAGEQVMIVAQTNAQVDDLADRLATAAPEVTVGRLHGSDSPPDPALARHPSVAVSAKPADLRDRQVVIATAAKWGYVKDVEPWRQAIVDEAYQMRSDALLRVAGLFERALFVGDPGQLDPFSVVGADQWAGLAYDPSASAVVTLLAHNPGLPQHRLPVSWRLPATAAPLVSGAFYPYTPFRSGTGHGDRRLAFAVASDGDGPDRVLDEAAAGGWGLLELPARRTPRTDPEAVAAVATVVRRLLERGGVTVSERSPEPVPLTADRIAVGTAHRDQAAAVRAALAARGVTGVAVDTANRLQGREFDVTVVLHPLSGRPDATEFHLETGRLCVLASRHRHACIVVCRAGVAELLDEHPSTEPVSLGVTVKFPDGWEANHAVLAHLAEHRVTWRP, from the coding sequence TTGAACGGTGACGGGACCGCGCGGGCCGGCGTGGCGGCGCCGGGGGACGGCGATCCCGCGGCGGCGGCCGGGGCGGCCACCGAGGCGATCCTGCGGGACGTGCGGTCCGGCACCCACCGCGGCGTGGTGGTCGACTCACCGCCCGGCGCCGGCAAGTCGACGCTGGTGGTGCGGGCCGCCACCGAACTGGCCGGGGCCGGCGAGCAGGTGATGATCGTCGCGCAGACCAACGCCCAGGTCGACGACCTCGCCGACCGGCTGGCCACCGCCGCCCCCGAGGTCACCGTCGGCCGGCTGCACGGCAGCGACTCGCCGCCCGACCCGGCGCTCGCCCGCCACCCCTCGGTGGCCGTCTCGGCCAAGCCGGCCGATCTGCGCGACCGCCAGGTGGTGATCGCCACCGCCGCCAAGTGGGGCTACGTCAAGGACGTCGAGCCGTGGCGGCAGGCGATCGTGGACGAGGCGTACCAGATGCGTTCGGACGCGCTGCTGCGGGTCGCCGGCCTCTTCGAGCGGGCGCTCTTCGTCGGCGACCCCGGCCAGCTCGACCCGTTCAGCGTGGTCGGCGCCGACCAGTGGGCCGGGCTGGCCTACGACCCGTCGGCCAGCGCGGTGGTCACGCTGCTGGCGCACAACCCCGGGCTGCCGCAGCACCGGCTGCCGGTCTCCTGGCGGCTGCCGGCCACCGCCGCGCCGCTGGTGTCGGGGGCGTTCTACCCGTACACGCCGTTCCGCAGCGGCACCGGCCACGGTGACCGGCGGCTGGCCTTCGCGGTGGCCTCGGACGGCGACGGGCCGGACCGGGTGCTGGACGAGGCGGCGGCCGGCGGCTGGGGGCTGCTGGAGCTGCCGGCCCGGCGCACCCCGCGTACCGACCCGGAGGCGGTGGCGGCGGTGGCCACGGTGGTGCGGCGGCTGCTGGAACGCGGCGGGGTCACCGTCAGCGAACGGTCGCCGGAGCCGGTACCGCTGACCGCCGACCGGATCGCGGTCGGCACCGCCCACCGCGACCAGGCGGCGGCCGTGCGCGCCGCGCTCGCCGCGCGCGGCGTCACCGGGGTCGCCGTGGACACCGCCAACCGCCTCCAGGGCCGCGAGTTCGACGTCACCGTGGTGCTCCACCCGCTCTCCGGCCGCCCCGACGCCACCGAGTTCCACCTGGAGACCGGCCGCCTGTGCGTGCTCGCCTCCCGCCACCGCCACGCCTGTATCGTCGTCTGCCGCGCCGGCGTCGCCGAACTCCTCGACGAGCACCCGTCCACCGAACCCGTCAGCCTCGGCGTCACCGTCAAATTCCCCGATGGCTGGGAGGCCAACCACGCCGTCCTCGCCCACCTCGCCGAACACCGCGTGACGTGGCGCCCATGA
- a CDS encoding spermidine synthase encodes MAARTTRARATGVTADVGGGTAALVPDPDRARAWSLTIDGAPQSHVDLDDPARLDFAYQRRLGHVVDLVAPPGRPLRVVHLGGGALTLPRYVAATRPRSTQQVLEIDAPLTELVRRELPLDPAWRIKVRPVDAREGLARLPEAHADLVIADVFHGARTPAHLTSGEFLDAVRRVLRPGGTYAANLTDGGRLAFLRSQAATVRGRFRHACLAADPAVLRGRRFGNALLLGSDEEPPYPALSRRIACDPHPGRLEHGRALADFTAGAQPVGDATATASPAPPPDAFD; translated from the coding sequence ATGGCAGCACGCACCACCAGGGCACGGGCCACCGGCGTCACCGCGGACGTCGGCGGCGGCACGGCGGCGCTGGTCCCCGACCCCGACCGGGCCCGCGCCTGGTCGCTGACGATCGACGGCGCACCCCAGTCCCACGTCGACCTCGACGACCCGGCCCGGCTCGACTTCGCCTACCAGCGCAGGCTGGGCCACGTGGTCGACCTGGTCGCCCCGCCGGGACGCCCGCTGCGCGTGGTCCACCTCGGCGGCGGCGCGCTCACCCTGCCCCGGTACGTCGCCGCCACCCGGCCGCGCTCCACCCAGCAGGTGCTGGAGATCGACGCCCCGCTGACCGAACTGGTCCGCCGGGAGCTGCCGCTGGACCCCGCCTGGCGGATCAAGGTCCGCCCGGTGGACGCCCGCGAAGGGCTCGCCAGGCTCCCCGAGGCCCACGCCGACCTGGTGATCGCCGACGTCTTCCACGGCGCCCGCACCCCGGCCCACCTGACCAGCGGGGAGTTCCTCGACGCCGTCCGCCGGGTGCTGCGCCCGGGCGGCACCTACGCCGCCAACCTCACCGACGGCGGCCGGCTCGCCTTCCTGCGTTCCCAGGCCGCCACCGTACGCGGCCGGTTCCGCCACGCCTGCCTGGCCGCCGACCCCGCCGTGCTGCGCGGCCGGCGCTTCGGCAACGCGCTGCTGCTCGGCAGCGACGAGGAGCCCCCGTACCCCGCGCTGAGCCGGCGGATCGCCTGCGACCCGCACCCCGGACGCCTCGAACACGGCCGCGCCCTGGCCGACTTCACCGCCGGCGCCCAGCCGGTCGGCGACGCCACCGCCACCGCCTCGCCGGCCCCGCCGCCGGACGCCTTCGACTGA
- a CDS encoding chorismate mutase — protein sequence MSKQDVGQATGIEESARQELLRLRASIDNLDAALVHLLAERFKCTQAVGRLKAAHDLPPADPAREVTQIARLRQLAEEAHLDPSFAEKFLNFIIEEVVRHHRAIAEQSASQETPRG from the coding sequence TTGAGCAAGCAGGACGTTGGTCAGGCCACCGGGATCGAGGAGTCGGCCCGGCAGGAGTTGCTGCGGCTGCGGGCCAGCATCGACAACCTGGACGCGGCTCTGGTGCATCTGCTCGCCGAGCGCTTCAAGTGCACCCAGGCGGTCGGCCGGCTCAAGGCGGCGCACGACCTGCCGCCGGCCGACCCGGCGCGGGAGGTGACGCAGATCGCACGGCTGCGGCAGCTCGCCGAGGAGGCCCATCTCGACCCGTCGTTCGCGGAGAAGTTCCTCAACTTCATCATCGAAGAGGTGGTGCGCCACCACCGGGCGATCGCCGAGCAGTCCGCGTCGCAGGAGACGCCGCGGGGCTGA
- a CDS encoding TetR/AcrR family transcriptional regulator → MTGEPAPATDRPAPATTRPARDPASARRRRAPRGSLNRERVLTAAVDLLDHAGPDAFTMRALATRLGVGTMAVYSHFRGKDEIVDAVRERLFGEVELPPRGSGATPREEARALCLAVYRLLAEHPSVLRLVTVRPVHGDEGTAVVDRLLGLMLRAGLGRRDAARAQTALMQYTVGSALWAARGRQAAACAPRATAAPGKPVDPGDSEEPGASGDLGTPAGSDRATRLRARLAALPAERYPYLTDLADEVAAAQNGRDHGTEQYEHGLDALLDGLLAGAGQG, encoded by the coding sequence ATGACAGGAGAACCGGCGCCCGCGACCGACCGGCCGGCGCCCGCCACCACCCGACCGGCGCGGGATCCCGCGTCCGCCCGCCGCCGCCGTGCCCCGCGCGGCAGCCTCAACCGCGAACGCGTCCTTACCGCCGCCGTCGACCTGCTCGACCACGCCGGCCCCGACGCCTTCACCATGCGGGCCCTGGCGACCCGCCTCGGCGTCGGTACCATGGCCGTCTACAGCCACTTCAGGGGCAAGGACGAGATCGTCGACGCGGTGCGCGAACGTCTCTTCGGCGAGGTCGAACTGCCGCCGCGGGGCAGCGGCGCCACCCCCCGCGAGGAGGCCCGCGCCCTGTGCCTGGCCGTCTACCGGCTGCTCGCCGAGCACCCCTCGGTGCTGCGGCTGGTGACCGTGCGCCCGGTCCACGGCGACGAGGGAACGGCGGTGGTCGACCGGCTGCTCGGACTGATGCTGCGGGCCGGCCTCGGCCGCCGCGACGCCGCCCGCGCGCAGACCGCCCTGATGCAGTACACCGTCGGCTCCGCGCTGTGGGCCGCCCGAGGCCGCCAAGCCGCCGCCTGCGCCCCGCGAGCAACGGCCGCGCCCGGCAAGCCCGTTGACCCTGGCGACTCCGAAGAACCCGGTGCCTCCGGAGACCTCGGTACGCCCGCCGGCTCCGACCGCGCCACCCGGCTGCGGGCGCGTCTGGCCGCTCTCCCCGCGGAGCGCTACCCGTATCTGACGGACCTCGCCGACGAGGTCGCCGCCGCGCAGAACGGCCGGGACCACGGGACGGAGCAGTACGAGCACGGGCTCGACGCCCTGCTCGACGGGCTGCTGGCGGGCGCCGGGCAGGGGTGA